The following coding sequences are from one Halobaculum sp. XH14 window:
- a CDS encoding PKD domain-containing protein, which translates to MTGNRAAERTAAFTLAVVVVTSAVTAVPGLVLFVGTAAANYDGSVAVAQGTNCYDVTPVSGNQDVIDFYDYRNPETEPSSSTYSSFGTTEYQETSVSSMFVYEGSEGTSLVVVHDRTGDEDGGTTITWELSGLPADAELAVQDDQYTKPNGEPQDDDFEYADGDPTADIDWKYAENRTDGAAFRGLESEGFDTITIDPAYNEEADHWGDWGRSGSPEFRVDAWKLKEEGGSTVAELALDRSVYVHGSPCWSGSAPDATIENPDSPAVNESVTFDAAGTVDADGNVAGYEWDFDGDGETDETTTDATAAHAFNESGPRSVSVTAFDTYGNNDTATTQVLVGNTPPTADLTASPAAAALNETVTLNASASAAADGDIGTYEWDVDGDGVVDRTTTNATIEHAYAENGTYDATVTVVGGDGENASASVEVAVTDEPPTAAFSAPDSVTVNETATFDAANATDDGGIETYEWAFGDDATATGETVAHAYERPGNYTVTLTVADGRSNDTASREVTVTDPDEGTGNESEDGDDGNGTDGDDGDGSGDGDGGGGGAPPSGGGSPPSSGGGAPPAGGGGGGGGGGGGGASEAEEPDPQPAFEVGALNATATELVAGGTATFSLPVANAGNASGNTTVAFAVNGTTLANQTVEVGPGENTTVSFSHRFDEAGTATVAVGDVAPVAVEVRPAEPDLRVMALTTDTDSVTEGERVRLDATVRNAGHAAGSMEVELELFDEVVAVETVSVEPGETRTVSFTRRISAPGTYTASVAGRNVTLTVVDTADPTPPSTDSTATTTPGFTALEGLLALLVALALAVGRRER; encoded by the coding sequence ATGACCGGGAACCGCGCCGCCGAGCGGACCGCCGCGTTCACGCTCGCGGTCGTCGTCGTGACCAGCGCAGTGACCGCCGTGCCGGGCCTCGTGCTGTTCGTCGGGACCGCCGCGGCGAACTACGACGGCAGCGTCGCGGTCGCACAGGGCACGAACTGCTACGACGTCACGCCGGTGAGCGGCAACCAGGACGTGATCGACTTCTACGACTACCGGAACCCGGAAACCGAGCCGTCGTCGAGCACCTACAGCTCCTTCGGGACCACGGAGTACCAGGAGACGAGCGTCTCCTCGATGTTCGTGTACGAGGGCTCCGAGGGGACGAGCCTCGTCGTCGTCCACGACCGCACGGGCGACGAGGACGGCGGGACCACCATCACGTGGGAGCTCTCCGGGCTCCCCGCGGACGCGGAACTGGCCGTGCAGGACGACCAGTACACGAAGCCGAACGGTGAGCCCCAGGACGACGACTTCGAGTACGCTGACGGCGATCCGACCGCGGACATCGACTGGAAGTACGCCGAGAACCGAACCGATGGGGCGGCCTTCCGGGGGCTGGAGAGCGAGGGGTTCGACACCATCACCATCGACCCGGCGTACAACGAGGAGGCAGATCACTGGGGCGATTGGGGAAGATCCGGCTCCCCCGAGTTCCGGGTGGACGCCTGGAAACTGAAGGAGGAGGGCGGCAGCACGGTCGCGGAACTTGCGCTCGACCGGTCCGTCTACGTCCACGGTAGCCCCTGCTGGTCCGGGTCCGCCCCCGACGCGACGATCGAGAACCCCGACTCCCCCGCAGTGAACGAGTCGGTCACGTTCGACGCGGCCGGCACCGTCGACGCCGACGGCAACGTCGCCGGCTACGAGTGGGACTTCGACGGCGACGGCGAGACCGACGAGACCACCACGGACGCGACCGCCGCGCACGCGTTCAACGAGTCCGGACCCCGCTCGGTCTCGGTCACGGCGTTCGACACGTACGGGAACAACGACACGGCGACGACGCAGGTGCTCGTCGGAAACACGCCGCCGACCGCCGATCTGACCGCGTCCCCCGCCGCGGCCGCGCTGAACGAGACCGTCACCCTGAACGCCTCGGCGTCCGCCGCCGCCGACGGCGACATCGGGACGTACGAGTGGGACGTCGACGGCGACGGGGTGGTGGACAGAACCACCACGAACGCGACGATCGAGCACGCGTACGCGGAGAACGGGACCTACGACGCGACCGTCACCGTCGTCGGCGGCGACGGCGAGAACGCCTCCGCATCCGTCGAGGTCGCCGTGACCGACGAGCCGCCGACAGCCGCGTTCTCGGCCCCCGACTCGGTGACGGTGAACGAGACCGCGACGTTCGACGCCGCGAACGCCACCGACGACGGCGGCATCGAGACGTACGAGTGGGCGTTCGGCGACGACGCGACCGCGACCGGCGAGACGGTCGCGCACGCGTACGAACGACCCGGTAACTACACGGTGACGCTCACGGTCGCGGACGGGCGGTCGAACGACACCGCCTCGAGGGAGGTCACCGTCACCGACCCCGACGAGGGCACCGGCAACGAGAGCGAGGACGGTGACGACGGAAACGGTACCGATGGCGACGACGGTGACGGGAGCGGTGACGGCGACGGCGGCGGCGGTGGAGCGCCGCCGAGCGGCGGCGGCAGCCCCCCGAGCAGCGGCGGCGGCGCGCCGCCCGCCGGCGGAGGTGGCGGTGGTGGAGGCGGTGGCGGCGGCGGGGCGAGCGAGGCCGAGGAGCCCGACCCACAGCCCGCCTTCGAGGTCGGCGCGCTGAACGCCACCGCGACCGAACTGGTCGCGGGCGGGACGGCGACGTTCTCGCTCCCGGTGGCCAACGCCGGCAACGCCTCGGGCAACACGACCGTCGCGTTCGCGGTGAACGGGACGACGCTGGCCAACCAGACGGTCGAGGTCGGCCCCGGCGAGAACACGACCGTCAGCTTCTCCCACCGCTTCGACGAGGCCGGCACGGCGACCGTCGCGGTCGGCGACGTCGCGCCGGTCGCGGTCGAGGTGCGCCCGGCCGAACCGGACCTCCGGGTGATGGCGCTCACGACCGACACGGACTCGGTCACCGAGGGCGAGCGGGTCCGCCTCGACGCCACCGTCCGCAACGCCGGCCACGCCGCCGGCTCGATGGAGGTCGAACTGGAGCTGTTCGACGAGGTCGTGGCCGTGGAGACCGTCTCGGTCGAACCGGGCGAGACGCGCACCGTCTCGTTCACGAGACGGATCAGCGCGCCCGGCACCTACACCGCGAGCGTCGCGGGGCGGAACGTGACCCTCACCGTGGTCGACACCGCCGACCCGACGCCCCCGTCCACCGACTCGACCGCGACCACGACGCCCGGGTTCACGGCGCTCGAGGGGCTGCTCGCGCTGCTCGTGGCGCTCGCGCTCGCCGTCGGCCGCCGGGAACGC